The following proteins are encoded in a genomic region of Neurospora crassa OR74A linkage group VI, whole genome shotgun sequence:
- the pks-1 gene encoding polyketide synthase 1, which produces MAPIAVTPDSSTASPSGDSWNSYFHVRNGDSHNIISNKGHDHGENALSAAVGNDHGSWTAEPGIGLSSPLPPPGHVRDMPIAIVGMACRMPGNVSTPAEFWELCTRARSGWSETPKQRFNSARFHHPNQGKGGTLNPVGGNFLNVDLAAFDAPFFGLTEKEAISMDPQQRLLLECTFEALENAGIPKHTIAGKDVGVFVGGSFPEYESHLFRDPDTIPMHQATGCAYAMQSNRISHFFDLRGPSFTADTACSSSMVAIHLACQSLRTGESSAALVGGCHLNMLPEFWISFSTCRLLSDAGRSFSFDNRGTGFGRGEGCGMIVLKPLDQAIKDKDPIRAVIAATGLNQDGKTPGITVPHGPAQEDLIRKVYGRAGLDPNLCGFVEAHGTGTRVGDPIEATAIHNVLGQERSPRNPLWIGSVKSNIGHLEGASGIAGVIKAALMLERGFILPNHDFKQPNPRIPWKEWNLEVPVTQRPWPRGKKYISVNNFGFGGTNGHVVLTAAPFLRSRTSGSSHDDTLMASDKSGLGRKLYVVTAHDKAALSQQMKNIVVYLEQRPEIFQVDLTSNLAYTLGQRRSLLQWRAAIPAINSFELIEAINGEKAITGKEIEPLRLGFIFTGQGAQWYAMGRELYEQYPTFSASILQADACLIAFGAEWSLVEELGRDAKTSGISEAHISQPSCTAVQLALVNLLRGWGLRPTAVAGHSSGEIAAAYAAGIIEFESAMAIAYHRGRLIPILKTKYPELQGRMMAVGGSKKEFTTLIEGLQAKEVRIACYNSPSSLTISGDEPALAELERICEKRQLFNRRLVVDVAYHSHHMNLVAKDYRASIANLQPPARTDVQFHSSLYGHPVDSTDLQPNYWVDNLTCPVRFNEALQSMLAPVGEHKHGVNMLVELGPHSVLQGPVKQILKEVGGSAPKIPYASVLVRKRNAVETALELAAQLFTRGANLDLGAVNFPKTTKPPTLLTDLPRYPWNHSIRYWQESRMTDVHKNAVGSRSDIIGTLASYSSDLEPTWRNIVRLDDLPWLRHHKIQSLIMYPMSAFLAMAVEAASQRARSKHCSFDRFQMRDIAIKKPLAIPDNDIEVTISLRPHQEGIFVSSETWDEFRVCSWSSGQGWIEHCVGLIATVKITENDVVQGPQTDDGFEDHLHSVVPTIDNAQWASIDPQHMYETLNKLGVVYGPTFQGLDNINVCDTQSTGDLVAPDVAKEMPGGYLTKAVIQPAFLESLIGMYWPVLGAGRRQVDTIYLPSAIEYVTISRRITQLASEPGNTLRAICKGEVDPGIHRPFKVHMVAAPAGSLESIIAINGLTVSPVLNDDTREKNNTPRDLCYKLEWEHILEPEHVRNQLPVGAQIVIIHEDSNFQLLVALRLANALEQATGRLPEVGKLDTVDAKGKTCIFLNELHRPLLATLSPWQFSSLQKLLTGVEAILWVVKGAYDKCTEPEAYMVTGLSRSIRSETALRFATLDLDAASPLSEAKAAEMVFCVFNMAFGSASSSMSELEFMERGGSLFTPRITHDRETDQEVQTLTNPRALEPTAFGDDGRLLRLEISAPGALHTLHFVDDHSLEVPLAIDQLEIEVKAVGLSFRDAMAAKGQIPITMSGAEASGIVVAVGSSISAFKVGDRVAALTQGAFATRTRATASLAIKVPGHISFEAAATLPLGYCVAYYSLVDVGRLAEGETVLIHQAAGAVGQAAICLAQMIGAEIFATVGSAEKKELLINEFSLPSDHVLYSRDTSFGPTIRRATYGKGVDVILNSLVGDGLRESWKSLSKFGRLVDIGKRDSASKSRTEVSAAKRNASFVSVDIFALLAERPKALKRVFADVARLLRYGKVRSASPLSVFPVSDIEGALKMQQSGSPTMGKAVVALSGSDFVKAPPSRRLKDLLHSDATYILVGGTGGLGRSIARWMAGKGAQNIVLVSRSASVTGKVKELAEDLSMMGVSVHVRRCNVVNETEVDELIRTGLQGLPPIRGIVLGTMVLHDVLFEKMTWTDYTEVIKGKVQGGWNFHRALLTSPLDFFVAISSAASAVGNRGQAAYSAANCFLNSLVQYRLTLGLPASSLDLTAVSDSGYLAEDPEKAAEVARNLGSDTICEAEVLALLHAAISGKLTLACNNHTITGMRITSTMRPFWTDDAKFKTMRMAAEDEAARNASLNMVVSFSATLKNAKSLIEAEDVVCKGLVEKISSVLMLDAEDMDITRSLSHYPLDSLVAIEIRNFITRDFEANLQVLELLSSGSIQTLAKAVCAKSKIVSF; this is translated from the exons ATGGCGCCCATTGCTGTGACGCCGGATAGCTCAACCGCCAGTCCTTCTGGCGACAGCTGGAACAGTTACTTTCACGTGCGTAATGGTGACAGCCATAACATCATCAGCAACAAGGGCCATGATCATGGCGAAAACGCCCTCTCGGCAGCCGTAGGGAATGACCATGGCAGCTGGACTGCCGAACCTGGGATCGGCTTGAgttcccctctccctcccccggGCCATGTTCGAGATATGCCCATAGCCATTGTTGGGATGGCCTGTCGGATGCCTGGCAATGTCTCTACTCCGGCCGAATTCTGGGAGCTCTGCACTAGGGCCCGGTCTGGCTGGTCCGAAACTCCCAAGCAGAGATTCAACAGTGCCCGCTTCCATCATCCCAACCAGGGCAAAGGCGGCACTCTGAATCCCGTCGGCGGCAACTTCTTGAATGTCGACCTGGCTGCCTTTGATGCTCCATTTTTTGGTTTGACTGAAAAGGAGGCCATTTCCATGGATCCCCAGCAGCGTCTTCTTCTCGAATGCACCTTTGAAGCCCTCGAAAATGCTGGCATACCAAAGCATACCATTGCCGGAAAGGACGTTGGCGTTTTTGTCGGCGGTTCTTTTCCCGAGTACGAATCTCATCTCTTCAGAGACCCAGATACCATACCTATGCACCAGGCGACCG GTTGTGCATATGCCATGCAGTCCAACCGCATATCCCACTTCTTCGACCTACGAGGCCCCAGTTTCACGGCCGATACAGCATGCTCCTCTAGCATGGTAGCCATACACCTGGCTTGCCAGAGCTTGCGAACCGGTGAATCTAGCGCCGCTTTGGTCGGCGGCTGTCACCTCAACATGCTTCCCGAGTTCTGGATCTCCTTTTCGACTTGCAG ACTGCTCTCGGATGCCGGCCGTTCATTTTCTTTTGACAATCGCGGCACGGGGTTTGGCCGTGGAGAGGGCTGTGGCATGATTGTCCTGAAGCCACTGGACCAAGCCATAAAGGACAAGGATCCCATCAGGGCAGTCATTGCCGCAACTGGTCTCAACCAAGATGGCAAGACGCCCGGCATCACTGTGCCACATGGGCCAGCGCAAG AGGACCTCATACGCAAAGTATATGGCAGGGCTGGCCTCGACCCGAATTTGTGCGGCTTCGTCGAGGCCCATGGAACTGGCACTAGGGTTGGTGATCCCATCGAAGCCACTGCCATTCACAATGTTTTAGGTCAAGAGAGAAGCCCACGCAACCCCCTATGGATCGGCTCTGTGAAATCCAACATTGGCCATCTGGAAGGGGCCTCCG GTATTGCCGGTGTCATTAAAGCAGCCCTTATGCTTGAGCGGGGCTTCATCCTTCCAAACCATGATTTTAAGCAGCCAAACCCGAGGATCCCCTGGAAAGAATGGAATTTAGAGGTCCCGGTGACCCAGAGGCCGTGGCCGCGCGGCAAAAAGTACATCAGTGTCAATAattttggttttggtggcACAAATGGCCATGTTGTACTGACAGCCGCACCATTCCTGCGTTCCAGAACTTCGGGGTCCTCCCATGATGACACCCTTATGGCTTCGGATAAGTCAGGGCTGGGCCGCAAGCTTTACGTCGTCACGGCTCATGACAAGGCCGCCCTTTCGCAACAGATGAAGAATATCGTGGTCTACCTTGAGCAGAGGCCCGAGATCTTCCAAGTAGATCTAACCAGCAACCTTGCTTACACGCTTGGGCAGCGGCGGTCCCTCCTGCAATGGAGAGCTGCCATTCCCGCTATCAACTCATTTGAGTTAATCGAAGCTATCAATGGAGAAAAGGCGATAACCGGTAAAGAAATCGAGCCTCTTAGACTTGGTTTTATTTTTACCGGTCAGGGTGCTCAATGGTATGCCATGGGTCGGGAATTGTACGAGCAGTATCCAACGTTCAGTGCGAGTATTTTGCAGGCTGATGCCTGTTTAATCGCTTTCGGGGCGGAATGGTCACTTGTTG AGGAACTCGGAAGAGATGCCAAAACCAGCGGGATCAGTGAGGCACACATTAGCCAACCATCATGTACTGCAGTACAACTAGCACTTGTTAACTTGCTACGAGGCTGGGGCCTGCGGCCAACTGCTGTTGCAGGCCACTCGAGTGGTGAGATCGCTGCTGCATATGCTGCGGGCATCATTGAATTTGAATCTGCCATGGCAATTGCCTATCATCGAGGTAGACTGATTCCTATCCTCAAAACGAAGTACCCTGAGCTTCAGGGTCGCATGATGGCGGTTGGAGGAAGCAAGAAGGAATTCACAACCCTTATCGAAGGACTACAAGCGAAGGAAGTCCGAATTGCTTGCTACAATAGTCCTTCCAGTTTAACTATTTCCGGCGATGAACCTGCCTTGGCCGAATTGGAGAGGATTTGCGAGAAGAGGCAGCTGTTCAACAGGCGTCTGGTCGTCGACGTCGCTTACCATTCCCACCACATGAACTTGGTCGCCAAGGATTACCGTGCTTCCATCGCCAACCTTCAGCCGCCAGCTCGAACTGACGTGCAGTTTCACTCTTCTCTGTATGGCCATCCTGTTGACAGTACCGATTTGCAGCCTAACTACTGGGTTGACAACTTGACTTGTCCTGTACGTTTCAATGAGGCGCTGCAGAGCATGCTTGCGCCGGTCGGCGAGCATAAGCACGGGGTCAACATGCTTGTCGAGCTCGGCCCCCATTCCGTGCTTCAAGGACCAGTCAAGCAGATACTCAAAGAGGTCGGTGGAAGTGCACCAAAAATTCCATATGCTTCTGTTCTTGTTAGAAAACGAAACGCCGTCGAGACCGCTCTGGAACTTGCCGCACAGTTGTTCACCAGAGGGGCAAACCTTGATCTTGGTGCCGTCAATTTTCCAAAGAcaaccaaaccaccaacGCTGCTGACAGATTTACCACGGTATCCCTGGAACCATTCAATCAGGTATTGGCAAGAATCTCGTATGACAGATGTGCATAAGAACGCGGTTGGTTCAAGGAGCGACATTATCGGTACCTTGGCCAGCTACTCGAGCGATTTAGAGCCCACATGGCGCAACATCGTTCGTCTGGACGACCTGCCCTGGCTGCGCCATCACAAAATTCAATCCTTGATCATGTATCCCATGTCCGCATTTCTTGCGATGGCTGTGGAGGCCGCCTCCCAGAGGGCGAGAAGCAAACACTGCTCATTCGATAGGTTTCAGATGAGAGATATTGCCATAAAAAAGCCCCTAGCGATACCAGACAACGACATCGAGGTTACAATCAGTCTCCGTCCGCACCAAGAGGGTATCTTTGTTTCATCCGAGACGTGGGACGAATTCAGGGTTTGCTCATGGTCTTCTGGTCAAGGTTGGATAGAGCATTGCGTCGGTTTGATCGCGACGGTGAAAATTACAGAAAATGATGTGGTACAGGGCCCACAGACTGATGATGGCTTTGAAGACCACCTACATTCTGTCGTCCCCACCATCGACAACGCACAATGGGCCTCGATCGATCCCCAGCATATGTACGAGACCCTCAACAAGCTTGGGGTTGTGTACGGGCCTACCTTTCAAGGTCTCGACAATATCAACGTGTGCGATACACAGTCAACAGGAGATCTTGTTGCTCCAGATGTCGCCAAAGAGATGCCGGGTGGGTATTTGACCAAAGCCGTGATACAGCCCGCATTTCTCGAGTCGCTCATTGGCATGTACTGGCCGGTACTTGGAGCCGGACGCCGGCAAGTTGACACGATTTACCTACCGTCCGCGATCGAGTACGTGACCATATCTCGAAGAATAACCCAACTGGCAAGCGAGCCAGGAAATACGCTGCGCGCCATTTGCAAGGGCGAGGTCGATCCTGGCATTCATCGGCCGTTCAAGGTTCACATGGTTGCGGCCCCCGCGGGTTCTCTGGAGAGCATAATTGCAATCAATGGCTTGACAGTCTCTCCTGTGCTGAACGATGATACTCGAGAGAAAAACAACACTCCCCGTGACCTCTGCTACAAACTTGAATGGGAACACATCTTGGAGCCTGAACATGTGAGAAACCAGCTCCCTGTCGGTGCCCAAATTGTGATCATTCACGAGGATTCAAACTTTCAGTTGCTTGTCGCTCTGAGGTTGGCGAACGCACTTGAGCAAGCCACGGGGAGATTACCTGAAGTCGGTAAGCTTGACACAGTTGATGCAAAAGGAAAGACTTGCATCTTCCTAAATGAGCTGCATCGTCCTCTCCTGGCCACCCTTTCGCCATGGCAGTTCTCTAGCTTACAAAAGCTTTTGACCGGGGTTGAAGCCATTCTGTGGGTAGTCAAGGGAGCCTACGACAAGTGCACCGAACCGGAAGCATATATGGTTACCGGCCTGAGCAGGTCCATCCGTTCGGAAACTGCACTTCGGTTTGCCACACTGGATCTAGATGCGGCCTCTCCCCTCTCGGAAGCCAAGGCCGCAGAGATGGTTTTTTGCGTCTTCAACATGGCTTTTGGGTCTGCTTCTTCGTCGATGAGTGAACTGGAGTTTATGGAGAGGGGAGGATCGCTTTTCACTCCGCGTATCACCCATGACAGAGAAACTGACCAAGAAGTGCAAACCTTGACAAATCCAAGAGCCTTAGAGCCAACCGCTTTTGGGGACGACGGCCGACTTCTGAGGCTAGAGATATCTGCGCCCGGTGCTTTACATACACTTCACTTCGTCGACGATCACTCACTGGAAGTGCCACTAGCAATTGATCAACTTGAGATTGAGGTCAAGGCTGTCGGCTTGAGTTTCCGGGACGCCATGGCTGCAAAGGGCCAAATTCCCATCACCATGTCGGGTGCTGAAGCAAGCGGGATTGTCGTCGCTGTTGGGAGCAGTATCTCCGCTTTCAAGGTTGGCGATCGCGTTGCAGCGCTCACGCAAGGCGCTTTTGCGACACGAACGAGGGCAACTGCAAGCTTAGCAATCAAGGTCCCAGGACACATCTCCTTTGAAGCAGCTGCCACACTGCCCCTTGGATACTGCGTTGCATACTACAGCCTGGTTGATGTCGGGCGCTTGGCTGAGGGAGAAACAGTTCTCATTCACCAAGCAGCAGGGGCCGTCGGTCAAGCAGCCATTTGCCTCGCTCAGATGATTGGAGCTGAGATTTTCGCAACGGTTGGGAGcgctgagaagaaggagctgcTCATTAATGAGTTCAGTCTTCCTTCCGATCATGTCTTGTACAGTCGCGACACTAGTTTTGGGCCTACTATCCGCCGTGCTACATATGGCAAGGGGGTAGATGTTATCCTCAACTCGCTGGTTGGCGATGGCCTACGGGAATCCTGGAAATCTCTCAGCAAGTTTGGACGGCTCGTGGATATAGGCAAGCGAGACTCTGCCTCAAAGTCTCGAACCGAAGTATCCGCTGCCAAGAGAAACGCTAGCTTTGTTTCTGTTGACATCTTTGCTCTGTTGGCCGAACGGCCAAAGGCTCTCAAACGCGTGTTTGCCGATGTTGCCCGACTTCTCAGATATGGAAAGGTTCGGTCGGCGAGCCCGCTATCTGTCTTTCCGGTTTCGGATATTGAGGGCGCATTGAAGATGCAACAAAGCGGCTCTCCTACTATGGGCAAGGCAGTCGTGGCTCTAAGTGGGTCTGATTTTGTCAAG GCCCCGCCATCACGTCGGTTAAAGGACCTCCTTCATTCCGATGCAACATATATCTTGGTTGGCGGCACCGGTGGTCTCGGAAGGAGTATTGCGCGATGGATGGCAGGAAAGGGGGCGCAAAACATCGTTCTTGTCTCGAGAAGCGCTTCCGTTACCGGCAAGGTCAAGGAACTTGCCGAAGACCTCTCTATGATGGGGGTGAGCGTTCATGTCCGCCGCTGCAATGTGGTCAACGAGACTGAAGTGGACGAGCTCATTCGAACTGGGCTACAGGGGCTACCTCCTATTAGGGGTATTGTGCTCGGCACGATGGTATTACAC GACGTTCTTTTCGAGAAAATGACATGGACTGACTATACCGAAGTCATCAAGGGAAAAGTTCAAGGTGGTTGGAACTTTCACCGTGCATTGTTGACCTCGCCACTTGATTTCTTCGTGGCCATTTCTTCCGCAGCTAGTGCCGTGGGGAACCGTGGGCAAGCGGCATATAGTGCCGCAAACTGCTTTCTGAATTCTTTGGTCCAGTACCGGCTTACCCTTGGTCTTCCCGCGTCATCTCTTGACCTCACCGCTGTTTCCGACTCCGGCTATCTGGCTGAAGACCCGGAAAAGGCTGCTGAGGTAGCCCGGAATCTTGGTAGCGATACGATATGCGAGGCAGAAGTCCTCGCCCTGTTGCATGCCGCCATTAGTGGAAAGCTCACGTTGGCCTGCAACAATCATACGATTACCGGCATGCGTATTACCTCGACAATGCGACCGTTCTGGACCGATGATGCAAAATTCAAGACCATGCGCATGGCAGCAGAGGATGAGGCTGCAAGAAATGCATCATTGAACATGGTTGTGTCGTTCAGTGCAACTTTGAAGAATGCCAAATCACTCATCGAGGCCGAAGACGTCGTCTGCAAAGGACTGGTAGAGAAGATTTCATCTGTGTTAATGCTTGATGCGGAGGATATGGATATCACACGATCTCTCTCACACTATCCCCTTGATTCTTTGGTTGCTATCGAGATCCGCAACTTCATTACTCGTGACTTTGAAGCGAATCTTCAGGTGCTGGAGCTTCTTTCAAGCGGGTCGATTCAAACGTTAGCAAAGGCGGTATGTGCAAAGTCTAAGATCGTCTCATTCTAA